One Tiliqua scincoides isolate rTilSci1 chromosome 9, rTilSci1.hap2, whole genome shotgun sequence DNA segment encodes these proteins:
- the LOC136660636 gene encoding blastomere cadherin-like has protein sequence MSSFLPTVASQVCQRKPTTCHPGSSPPQGEGAAGAGTSGRPAHGGSPGAAALSTPDGAGGAQRSGARSRVASTRRAGVVRSKAVPSPPPTVMDSQRSLPLGLHLLLLVGTLRGEEAPPCPSRFTSERFVFAVPDEDLPRGQVLGQVQFADCLGQKLAWYSTEDTHFQVLADGAVLVRHHTHLEGPERTFTVNAWDSIGTKSSALVTVRHKRPHSSQEDSDPANGVALLQFPLAKSGLWRQKRDWVIPPIRVPENERGPFPKKLVQIKSNRDKLTKIFYSITGQGADTPPEGVFIIEKETGWMKVTQPLDREKIDKYHLLSHAVSENGKPEEEPMDIIVTVTDQNDNKPQFTQEVFRGSVLEGATPGTSVMQVTATDADDAIETYNGVIAYSIQRQVPEDPHKQMFAINRATGAISVIASGLDRERVGEYTLILQAADLDGQGLVNTASAVIVVEDANDNAPEFKDQTYAVEVPENEVGLEVARLAVTDKDAPYSPAWRAKYTIVQGNEGGFFAISTDSESNEGILRTAKGLDFEVRKQFGLQVAVTNEAPFVVKLQPSTATVNVKHLSQRTSL, from the exons atgtcctccttccttcccacagtggccagccaggtgtGCCAAAGGAAGCCCACAACTTG CCACCCGGGTAGCAGCCCACCCCAGGGAGAGGGCGCGGCCGGGGCGGGGACAAGCGGACGCCCCGCCCACGGAGGCTCACCTGGAGCGGCGGCTTTAAGTACGCCCGACGGGGCGGGCGGAGCCCAGAGAAGCGGAGCGAGGAGCCGGGTGGCTTCCACTAGAAGAGCCGGAGTCGTGCGGAGCAAAGCCGTGCCTTCTCCTCCTCCGACAGTGATGGACTCGCAGCGGAGTCTCCCCCTAGGGCTGCACCTCCTTCTCCTG GTGGGGACTCTGCGCGGGGAGGAGGCGCCCCCCTGTCCCTCTCGCTTCACCTCGGAGCGCTTCGTCTTCGCTGTGCCGGACGAAGACCTGCCTCGCGGCCAAGTCTTGGGCCAAG ttcagTTTGCAGACTGCCTAGGACAGAAGCTGGCATGGTACAGCACTGAGGACACCCACTTCCAGGTGCTGGCAGATGGAGCAGTTCTGGTGAGGCACCACACGCACCTGGAAGGGCCTGAGAGAACCTTCACAGTGAATGCCTGGGATTCCATAGGCACCAAATCCTCGGCTTTGGTTACCGTGAGACACAAACGCCCTCATTCCTCCCAG GAAGATTCTGATCCTGCCAACGGAGTGGCACTGCTACAGTTCCCACTGGCAAAGTCTGGTCTGTGGAGGCAGAAGAGGGACTGGGTTATCCCTCCCATAAGAGTTCCAGAGAACGAGAGGGGCCCATTCCCCAAGAAACTTGTGCAG ATCAAATCCAACAGGGATAAACTGACCAAGATCTTCTATAGCATCACCGGGCAGGGGGCAGACACCCCTCCTGAGGGAGTTTTCATCATTGAGAAAGAGACGGGGTGGATGAAGGTGACGCAGCCGCTGGATAGAGAGAAGATAGACAAGTACCAT CTACTCTCGCATGCTGTGTCAGAGAATGGCAAGCCTGAGGAGGAACCAATGGATATAATTGTCACAGTCACAGACCAAAATGACAACAAGCCCCAGTTCACCCAGGAGGTCTTCCGAGGCTCTGTCCTAGAAGGAGCAACTCCAG GAACATCCGTGATGCAGGTAACTGCTACAGACGCAGATGATGCCATAGAGACCTACAATGGCGTTATTGCTTACTCCATCCAGCGCCAAGTGCCGGAAGACCCCCACAAGCAGATGTTTGCCATCAACAGAGCAACAGGAGCCATCAGTGTGATTGCGAGTGGCTTGGACCGAGAG CGAGTGGGAGAATACACGCTGATTCTGCAAGCAGCAGACTTGGATGGCCAAGGTCTGGTCAACACGGCCTCAGCAGTGATAGTAGTTGAAGATGCAAATGACAATGCACCAGAGTTCAAGGACCAGACG TATGCAGTAGAGGTGCCAGAGAACGAGGTGGGCTTGGAGGTGGCGAGACTGGCCGTGACGGACAAGGACGCGCCCTACTCTCCCGCCTGGCGTGCCAAGTATACCATCGTGCAAGGCAACGAAGGGGGCTTCTTTGCCATTTCAACTGACTCGGAGAGCAACGAAGGCATCCTGAGGACAGCAAAA GGTTTGGACTTTGAAGTGAGGAAGCAGTTCGGGCTGCAGGTTGCTGTCACCAACGAGGCTCCCTTTGTGGTGAAGCTTCAGCCTTCTACGGCAACGGTGAACGTTAAA CATCTGTCTCAGAGGACATCCCTATAG